A part of Vespertiliibacter pulmonis genomic DNA contains:
- a CDS encoding YajG family lipoprotein — MKLSTKVITFTTLLTTLVLTGCQTPSNTLTFTTPSPSSMFDTNNQTALVNVATRDLRPSAEVASYTSSGQITRLNAVPDVAQMFQQAMQQNLNSKGFAVVQGAGNANVTLNIKKFFADVEQGNLRYKINANINVDVAVSGTRGNFNKNFATSRSYEGAFGANNTEIQKVLNNAYSDMIQTIYNDNEIGNAIHQFK; from the coding sequence ATGAAATTATCAACCAAAGTCATTACCTTTACAACTTTACTCACAACATTAGTTCTTACAGGTTGTCAAACACCATCGAATACGCTCACCTTCACGACTCCCTCACCAAGCTCAATGTTTGATACCAATAATCAAACTGCATTAGTGAATGTTGCCACCCGTGATTTACGCCCATCTGCTGAAGTGGCAAGTTATACCTCTTCAGGACAAATTACTCGTCTGAATGCTGTACCAGATGTTGCCCAAATGTTTCAACAAGCAATGCAACAAAACCTTAATAGCAAAGGCTTTGCTGTTGTGCAAGGAGCAGGCAACGCCAATGTTACTCTAAACATCAAAAAATTCTTTGCTGATGTAGAACAAGGTAATTTACGCTATAAAATCAATGCCAATATTAATGTTGACGTTGCAGTAAGCGGAACAAGAGGTAATTTCAATAAAAATTTTGCAACCTCTCGCTCTTATGAGGGTGCTTTTGGTGCAAACAACACCGAAATACAGAAAGTATTGAATAACGCTTATTCAGATATGATCCAAACAATCTATAACGATAATGAAATTGGCAATGCTATTCATCAATTTAAATAG
- a CDS encoding Tex family protein, translating to MTDTLNHQISQIISAELAVRSEQILAAIHLLDEGNTIPFIARYRKEVTGGLDDTQLRHFESRLTYLRDLNDRRQTILKSIDEQGKLTDDLRTKIEQTESKTELEDLYLPYKPKRRTRGQIAIEAGLEPLAESLWNNPAQLPEQVAEKYINAEKGVSDIKSALDGARYILMERFAEDAELLAKLRHYLTAYATIEAKVIDGKEQEGEKFRDYFTHSEPYKTVPSHRALAMFRGRNESILSLSLNADPNAEEGSRTSHCEEIIREHLGIIFNNQPADSWRNQVISWTWKIKALLHLETELMGTLREKAEDEAIDVFARNLSALLMAAPAGARNTMGLDPGLRTGVKVAVVDTTGKLLDTATIYPHTTDPKKAGQILYSLGKKHHVDLVAIGNGTASRETERFTKEVIQQYGDWTPQTVVVSEAGASVYSASELAAAEFPTLDVSLRGAVSIARRLQDPLAELVKIEPKAIGVGQYQHDVNQSQLARKLDAVVEDCVNAVGVDLNTASASLLARVAGMSKTLAQNIVAYRDENGRFTSRSDLKKVPRLGPKAFEQCAGFMRILNGKNPLDASSVHPEAYPVVEKILQATASTLNELMGNSTKIHSLHANQFVDEKFGLPTVNDIFKELEKPGRDPRGEFKTATFMDGVETINDLKAGMILEGTITNVTNFGAFVDIGVHQDGLVHISMLANSFVDDPHKVVKTGDIVKVKVLEVDVPRKRIALTMRLDDKPTEKTETNSPSRKKFDRNDRLLRQEKSVGNNVFADALKGWKK from the coding sequence ATGACTGATACACTTAATCACCAAATCAGCCAAATTATCTCGGCAGAGCTTGCCGTACGCTCAGAACAAATTCTTGCGGCTATACATTTACTTGATGAAGGCAATACGATTCCTTTTATTGCACGGTATCGTAAAGAAGTTACGGGCGGATTAGACGATACCCAACTACGCCATTTTGAAAGCCGTTTAACCTATTTACGAGATCTCAATGATCGCCGCCAAACTATTCTTAAATCCATTGATGAACAAGGTAAACTTACAGATGATCTTCGAACAAAAATAGAGCAGACCGAAAGTAAAACAGAGCTAGAAGATCTCTATTTACCCTACAAACCTAAGCGCCGTACTCGTGGGCAAATTGCCATTGAAGCAGGGCTTGAGCCTTTAGCTGAAAGTCTTTGGAATAATCCAGCTCAACTGCCTGAACAAGTTGCTGAGAAGTATATCAATGCAGAAAAAGGGGTATCTGATATAAAATCCGCCCTTGATGGCGCTCGCTATATTTTAATGGAACGTTTCGCAGAAGATGCTGAATTACTTGCAAAACTTCGCCATTATCTCACCGCTTACGCAACTATTGAAGCTAAAGTAATTGACGGTAAAGAGCAAGAAGGTGAAAAATTCCGTGATTACTTTACACATAGTGAACCTTACAAAACAGTACCCTCTCATCGTGCATTAGCAATGTTTCGTGGGCGTAATGAAAGTATATTATCGCTCTCACTCAATGCAGATCCTAATGCTGAAGAAGGCAGTCGCACAAGTCATTGTGAAGAAATTATTCGTGAACATTTAGGAATAATTTTCAATAACCAACCTGCAGATAGTTGGCGTAACCAAGTCATTAGTTGGACGTGGAAAATTAAAGCCTTACTTCACCTCGAAACTGAGCTAATGGGAACATTACGGGAAAAAGCAGAAGACGAAGCGATTGATGTATTTGCTCGCAACCTTTCAGCACTCTTAATGGCAGCACCTGCTGGAGCAAGAAATACAATGGGGCTCGATCCTGGTCTTCGCACTGGAGTAAAAGTTGCAGTTGTAGATACCACAGGGAAATTACTAGATACCGCCACAATCTATCCCCATACGACTGATCCTAAGAAAGCAGGGCAAATCTTATATTCACTCGGTAAAAAACACCACGTCGATCTCGTGGCAATCGGTAATGGCACAGCCTCTCGAGAAACTGAACGATTTACCAAAGAAGTAATCCAGCAATACGGCGATTGGACACCACAAACTGTTGTCGTTAGTGAAGCAGGTGCGTCTGTCTATTCTGCCTCTGAACTAGCCGCAGCAGAATTTCCAACCCTTGATGTATCGCTACGAGGTGCAGTTTCTATCGCTCGCCGTTTGCAAGATCCATTGGCAGAACTGGTAAAAATTGAACCTAAAGCGATTGGTGTTGGACAATATCAGCACGATGTTAATCAATCCCAGCTCGCTCGCAAACTGGATGCCGTTGTTGAAGATTGTGTAAATGCCGTTGGCGTAGATTTGAATACCGCCTCTGCTTCTCTACTCGCTCGTGTTGCAGGTATGAGTAAAACACTTGCTCAAAATATTGTGGCATACCGTGATGAAAATGGACGCTTTACTAGCCGATCGGACTTAAAAAAAGTACCTCGTCTTGGGCCTAAAGCCTTCGAGCAATGTGCTGGATTTATGCGAATTTTAAACGGGAAAAACCCGCTTGATGCTTCAAGTGTTCACCCTGAAGCCTACCCTGTTGTTGAAAAAATTCTGCAAGCTACCGCTTCTACGCTGAATGAGTTGATGGGAAATTCAACTAAAATTCATAGCCTGCACGCTAACCAATTCGTTGATGAAAAATTTGGTTTACCCACTGTTAATGATATTTTTAAAGAGCTTGAAAAACCGGGGCGAGATCCTCGTGGTGAATTTAAAACTGCAACATTTATGGACGGTGTGGAAACCATTAACGATCTCAAAGCGGGAATGATCTTAGAAGGTACAATTACCAATGTAACTAACTTTGGAGCCTTTGTGGATATTGGCGTTCATCAAGACGGCTTAGTACATATTTCAATGCTTGCTAACAGCTTTGTGGACGATCCACACAAAGTTGTTAAAACGGGTGATATTGTAAAAGTGAAAGTACTTGAAGTTGATGTCCCTCGCAAGCGAATTGCACTCACAATGCGTTTAGACGATAAGCCAACTGAAAAAACTGAAACAAATAGTCCATCTCGCAAGAAATTTGACCGAAATGATCGCTTGCTACGTCAAGAAAAAAGCGTGGGCAATAATGTATTTGCAGACGCACTCAAAGGCTGGAAAAAATAA
- a CDS encoding BolA family protein → MSVEQTINAKLMAEFSPTLLQIENESHKHSAGRAESHFKVTLVSSFFDEMRMVARHRAIYACLAHELETGVHALALHIYTPTEWVETGQVAPKSPNCMGHGQ, encoded by the coding sequence ATGTCCGTAGAACAAACGATTAATGCCAAGCTAATGGCAGAATTTTCCCCAACTTTATTACAAATCGAAAATGAAAGCCACAAGCACAGTGCTGGACGGGCTGAATCTCATTTTAAAGTTACACTCGTTTCCTCTTTTTTTGATGAAATGCGAATGGTTGCTCGTCATCGTGCAATTTATGCTTGTTTAGCTCACGAATTAGAAACAGGTGTACACGCATTAGCATTGCATATTTATACTCCAACAGAATGGGTAGAAACAGGGCAGGTTGCACCTAAATCGCCTAATTGTATGGGGCATGGGCAATAA
- a CDS encoding copper resistance protein NlpE: MKKIVLIALTTLLGACSTLPEKTISGTFKGTLPCADCQKIDAELILNKDKTYEYNTVYFKNKKQHPFSEKGAYIWDKNKADVIHLQPGSTSEILLKVSDNYVEICDENGEAPQNNQYKLLKTAP; the protein is encoded by the coding sequence ATGAAAAAAATCGTATTAATTGCACTAACTACCCTATTAGGGGCTTGTTCTACATTACCAGAAAAAACAATATCTGGCACATTCAAAGGCACATTACCTTGCGCTGACTGTCAAAAAATTGATGCTGAGCTTATTTTAAATAAAGATAAAACTTACGAATATAATACTGTTTACTTCAAAAATAAAAAACAGCACCCATTTTCAGAAAAAGGCGCTTATATCTGGGATAAAAACAAGGCCGATGTTATTCATTTACAACCAGGTAGCACTTCTGAAATTTTACTAAAAGTTTCAGATAACTACGTTGAAATATGCGACGAAAATGGTGAAGCTCCTCAAAACAATCAGTATAAATTATTAAAAACTGCACCTTAA
- a CDS encoding helix-turn-helix domain-containing protein, translated as MKVNEKLRLLRENHHLSQEDMATKLSMSTKGYAKIERGETRSNLPRLEQISEIFNMDICELLTYGEEEKIVNLAQSVFNNSENSLNHAIISLGNNDLQKEIEKFQLIIQHKDELLTHKDEIIENQKKEIELLREMNAILKSKK; from the coding sequence ATGAAAGTGAATGAAAAATTACGTTTATTACGAGAAAACCATCATCTCTCCCAAGAAGATATGGCAACTAAACTGAGTATGTCCACAAAAGGTTATGCCAAAATTGAACGAGGCGAAACTCGTTCAAATTTGCCACGTTTAGAACAGATTTCTGAAATTTTTAATATGGATATATGTGAATTACTCACTTATGGGGAAGAAGAAAAAATTGTTAATTTAGCGCAATCTGTTTTTAATAATTCCGAAAACTCTCTTAATCATGCTATTATCTCTCTCGGAAATAATGACCTTCAAAAAGAGATAGAAAAATTCCAACTGATTATTCAACATAAAGACGAACTCCTTACGCATAAAGATGAAATCATTGAAAATCAGAAAAAAGAGATTGAATTACTACGGGAAATGAATGCTATTTTAAAATCGAAGAAATAA
- a CDS encoding YdbH family protein, with protein sequence MMVRRIIFILTAVFAMLIASTVALFSSGQLATTINWVLPNAWRIDIPHPLVSSWEKAQLPHFSLTYQGCPLLRADGFKIQWAEIPNLSLQQATLDYTCFDKFPKNEQSSTFGPEQIKSIIALLPNGYIDIKQLAWVNLPENLPARISQLLASPSEIHIAKNSENLTAYLAQNQVKIELTLTGRQLAGEIAYRPSKQETHKFTLNTQLPENLLQLPENLIAEYQWHLPTELSPDLALQQGHSILTWQRLNDQRVGQWQLQSQVLPDHQLTFPFTIDKNSIVIEQGKFDWALSENLALRGFITSKITPQQFDWQNLFPIKTAIRLSLLSENKKGKGNVVINSPEGEWQAANFSLPVNIHGNIKQGNFILYSAVPLSISGSYHDPTLRFLSSALLRVTGKERFLDIQDLRFPLAGIRVNKQGINGRLQAIFRGESPDFKQIELHLDGYAKNFKAGALTFFSDAQQETGINDRWQWKFWGNSRLAIAKSLLSLTGRGNWHGKVVQLSELYGKLDNIQRESIKIPKLELSLLEPITFAYEKWRLTGGVKLSAPKTEFSYGGTLEQPTARLNVNGELENLNFKGEVTAGTLGPIRLFARRQLSERDSSIVGRLYWSEQPANVFQSLLPFRSNWVITHGKIRGETAFSANSKTGFVAGGHFSIQQGAISFPSGELKGIEFSLPYRLQNNEIDIGVKQALDVQIAEINVGLPITNAKLKLQGHYPYTKNRPLLLRQLSFNLLGGSLNIERFALPQRQVAYLKLRDIQFEQLLALAQYHHLSLTGKMQANLPFWLSGQPCYICGGSFTQAGSSSLKFTPDLLNAMKKSGYTEQLLTYLVNDSQIEELNGQIQLNSLGQMRLKSALKLALSEHQNAKINLNYNHQENLFDLWQLINYGSQFEQNIEHSIYQKLDNR encoded by the coding sequence ATGATGGTTCGCCGAATAATATTCATTTTAACTGCGGTGTTTGCAATGCTAATAGCAAGCACCGTAGCTTTATTCAGTAGTGGACAGCTTGCAACTACGATAAATTGGGTTTTACCGAATGCGTGGCGAATAGATATTCCTCACCCCCTAGTCAGTAGCTGGGAAAAGGCACAGTTACCGCATTTTTCACTTACTTATCAAGGCTGTCCGTTACTTCGTGCTGATGGCTTTAAAATCCAATGGGCAGAGATACCGAACCTTTCATTACAACAAGCCACGTTAGATTACACTTGTTTCGATAAATTTCCAAAAAATGAACAGTCTTCAACCTTTGGGCCTGAACAAATTAAATCGATAATAGCATTACTACCTAATGGATATATCGATATTAAACAATTAGCTTGGGTAAATTTACCAGAGAATCTTCCCGCAAGAATTTCTCAGTTATTAGCTAGTCCAAGTGAAATCCATATTGCAAAAAATAGTGAAAATCTGACCGCTTATCTTGCACAAAATCAGGTAAAAATTGAATTGACTTTAACGGGGCGACAACTGGCTGGCGAAATAGCATATCGTCCAAGTAAGCAGGAAACTCATAAATTCACATTGAATACACAATTACCTGAAAATTTATTACAGTTACCCGAAAATTTAATCGCAGAATATCAATGGCATTTGCCAACAGAACTTTCTCCTGATCTTGCATTACAACAGGGGCATTCAATCTTAACGTGGCAAAGATTGAATGATCAGAGAGTGGGTCAGTGGCAGCTACAATCACAGGTCTTACCCGATCATCAATTAACCTTCCCATTTACTATTGATAAAAACAGTATTGTAATTGAGCAAGGAAAGTTTGATTGGGCATTAAGTGAAAATCTCGCATTGCGAGGTTTTATCACGAGCAAAATAACCCCTCAGCAGTTTGATTGGCAAAACTTATTTCCAATTAAAACTGCAATTCGTTTGAGTTTGCTTTCTGAGAATAAAAAAGGCAAAGGTAATGTAGTAATTAACAGTCCAGAAGGGGAATGGCAGGCAGCTAATTTTAGCTTACCCGTAAATATTCACGGTAATATCAAGCAAGGTAATTTTATTTTATATAGCGCCGTGCCATTGAGTATTAGTGGTAGTTATCACGATCCAACCCTACGGTTTCTTTCATCTGCTCTTTTACGAGTAACGGGCAAAGAACGTTTTTTAGATATCCAAGATCTACGTTTTCCATTGGCGGGTATCCGAGTAAATAAGCAAGGAATTAACGGCAGATTGCAGGCAATTTTTAGAGGTGAAAGTCCCGATTTTAAACAAATAGAATTACATTTAGATGGGTATGCTAAAAATTTTAAAGCAGGGGCATTAACTTTTTTTTCAGATGCTCAACAAGAAACGGGCATAAACGATCGTTGGCAATGGAAATTCTGGGGAAATAGCCGTTTAGCAATTGCTAAAAGCCTGCTTTCACTTACTGGACGAGGGAATTGGCACGGAAAAGTCGTTCAGCTTTCAGAACTTTATGGCAAATTAGATAACATTCAGCGGGAGAGCATTAAAATTCCAAAACTTGAACTAAGTTTGCTTGAGCCGATTACGTTTGCCTACGAAAAATGGCGATTAACAGGGGGAGTAAAACTCTCAGCTCCGAAAACAGAATTTAGTTATGGTGGGACGCTAGAGCAACCTACGGCACGACTTAATGTTAATGGAGAGTTGGAAAATCTCAATTTTAAAGGCGAAGTTACAGCGGGTACATTAGGACCTATTCGGTTGTTTGCTCGCAGACAATTATCGGAAAGAGATAGTAGTATTGTAGGACGACTTTATTGGAGTGAGCAACCTGCTAATGTTTTCCAATCATTGCTTCCATTTCGCTCAAATTGGGTGATTACTCACGGCAAAATTAGGGGAGAAACAGCATTTAGTGCTAATAGTAAAACAGGGTTTGTGGCAGGCGGACATTTTTCAATTCAGCAGGGAGCTATTTCTTTTCCAAGCGGGGAGTTAAAGGGGATTGAGTTTTCTCTGCCTTATCGGCTTCAAAATAATGAAATAGATATTGGAGTTAAACAAGCCCTTGATGTACAAATAGCAGAAATTAATGTGGGACTGCCGATAACAAATGCAAAATTGAAATTGCAGGGACATTATCCTTATACTAAAAATCGCCCATTATTGTTACGACAGCTCTCTTTTAATTTATTGGGTGGTTCATTGAATATTGAACGTTTTGCCTTGCCTCAACGGCAAGTTGCTTATCTTAAATTGCGTGATATTCAATTTGAACAATTATTAGCTTTAGCGCAGTATCATCATCTTTCTCTTACAGGTAAAATGCAGGCTAATTTACCGTTTTGGCTGAGTGGTCAGCCGTGTTATATTTGTGGCGGAAGTTTTACACAAGCGGGTAGTTCCTCCCTAAAATTTACCCCTGACTTATTAAATGCGATGAAGAAAAGTGGTTATACCGAACAGTTACTGACTTATTTGGTCAATGATAGTCAAATTGAGGAACTAAACGGACAAATTCAGTTAAATTCTTTAGGGCAGATGCGGTTAAAATCCGCTTTGAAATTAGCCTTATCTGAACATCAAAATGCAAAGATTAATTTGAACTATAATCACCAAGAAAATTTGTTTGATTTGTGGCAGTTGATCAATTATGGTTCACAATTTGAACAAAATATTGAGCATTCTATTTATCAAAAATTGGATAATCGATGA
- a CDS encoding DciA family protein: protein MKIQPLKNISDILQNSSLAKIVERSNQINLINQNIKQRLPTQYQNLYRIVNLYDNSLVIEVPSASVRQGFLLQQSLLLKLIQTDFPNITELEFKLNPEFKTI, encoded by the coding sequence ATGAAAATTCAGCCACTTAAAAATATTAGTGACATTTTACAGAACTCTAGCCTAGCAAAAATTGTCGAACGCAGTAATCAAATCAATTTAATCAACCAAAACATTAAGCAGAGACTGCCAACGCAATATCAAAATCTTTACCGTATAGTAAATTTGTATGATAATTCGTTGGTTATTGAAGTACCAAGTGCTAGTGTTAGACAAGGATTTCTACTACAACAATCCTTATTACTTAAATTGATCCAAACGGACTTTCCGAATATTACTGAATTGGAATTCAAATTGAATCCTGAATTCAAAACTATTTAA
- the secA gene encoding preprotein translocase subunit SecA: MFTKLMTAIFGSSNERTLRRLNKRVVQINKLEPEFEKLTDEQLKAKTAEFKQRIASGESLDGLLHEAFATVREASKRVLGMRHFDVQMIGGMVLTNRNIAEMRTGEGKTLTATLPCYLNALMGKGVHVVTVNDYLARRDAETNRPLFEFLGMSVAVNIPGISHDEKRIAYKADITYATNSELGFDYLRDNLAHNKEDRFQRPLYYALVDEVDSILIDEARTPLIISGPAEDATHIYQAIDKVIPHLILQDKEDSDEYIGEGDFTLDLKSKQAHLTERGQVKVEELLTQMGLMHEGESLYHPARISLLHHVYAALRAHKLFEVNVDYIVKDGEIVIIDEHTGRTMAGRRWSDGLHQAIEAKEGVNIQGENQTVASITYQNYFRLYEKLAGMTGTADTEAFEFQQIYGLDTVVIPTNRPMIRDDKTDLMFKSEPAKFKAVIRDIQECIARQQPVLVGTISIEKSEALSEALTKAGIPHKVLNAKFHAQEAEIIADAGYPGAVTIATNMAGRGTDIMLGGNWKAKVAQLDNPTSEKVAEIKAEWEKQHEIVMKAGGLHIIGTERHESRRIDNQLRGRSGRQGDPGSSRFYLSLDDALMRIYLNEGKLNMMRKAFTEEDEAMESKLLTRVIASAQAKVEAHNFDGRKQLLQYDDVANEQRKAIYEQRNHLLDAENISAMIDVIRTDVFNNVIDQYIPPQSIEEMWNVPGLEIRLHQEFGMELPLVKWLDEEKDLDEDTLRERIINIAKEQYAQKEAMVGAEIMHNFEKGVMLQNLDELWKEHLSAMDYLRKGIHLRGYAQKDPKQEYKKESFEMFTNMLDHLKVNVISVLSRIQVRSQEEVEQAERERQAAAEQESSHYHEEGSDELSEQDLANLKIGRNEPCPCGSGKKYKHCHGSKAKYV, encoded by the coding sequence ATGTTTACTAAATTAATGACTGCTATTTTTGGAAGTAGCAATGAACGTACTTTACGCCGTTTAAATAAACGTGTAGTGCAAATCAATAAATTAGAACCTGAATTTGAGAAACTAACTGATGAACAACTAAAAGCAAAAACGGCTGAATTTAAACAGCGGATTGCTAGTGGTGAAAGTTTAGATGGGCTTTTACATGAGGCCTTTGCTACAGTGCGAGAAGCAAGTAAACGTGTATTAGGTATGCGCCATTTTGATGTTCAGATGATAGGCGGAATGGTATTAACTAATCGCAATATTGCTGAAATGCGTACGGGGGAAGGTAAGACTTTAACCGCAACATTACCCTGCTATTTAAATGCATTAATGGGAAAAGGAGTACATGTTGTTACTGTAAATGATTATTTGGCTCGCCGTGATGCGGAAACGAATCGCCCATTATTTGAATTTTTAGGTATGAGCGTTGCGGTAAATATTCCAGGAATTTCTCATGATGAAAAACGTATAGCGTATAAAGCGGATATTACTTATGCAACGAATAGTGAGTTAGGTTTTGACTATTTGCGGGATAATTTAGCACATAATAAAGAAGATCGTTTCCAACGCCCATTATATTATGCGTTAGTTGATGAAGTGGACTCGATTTTAATTGATGAAGCTCGTACACCTTTAATTATTTCAGGACCAGCTGAAGATGCAACTCATATTTATCAAGCGATTGATAAAGTTATTCCGCATTTGATTTTACAAGATAAAGAAGATAGTGATGAGTATATTGGTGAGGGAGATTTTACCCTTGATCTGAAAAGTAAGCAGGCTCACTTAACTGAACGTGGTCAAGTTAAAGTAGAAGAACTTCTGACTCAAATGGGTTTGATGCACGAAGGGGAAAGCCTCTATCACCCTGCACGTATTAGTTTATTGCATCATGTTTATGCTGCATTAAGAGCTCATAAATTGTTTGAAGTAAATGTCGATTACATTGTAAAAGACGGTGAAATTGTCATTATTGATGAACATACAGGTAGAACAATGGCAGGTCGCCGTTGGTCTGATGGTTTGCATCAAGCTATTGAAGCTAAAGAAGGGGTAAATATTCAAGGGGAAAATCAGACTGTTGCTTCAATTACCTACCAAAATTATTTCCGTTTATATGAAAAATTAGCAGGTATGACGGGGACAGCGGATACTGAAGCTTTTGAATTCCAACAAATTTATGGATTAGATACGGTAGTTATTCCAACTAATCGACCAATGATTCGTGATGATAAAACAGATTTGATGTTCAAAAGTGAACCAGCTAAATTTAAAGCAGTGATCCGAGATATTCAAGAGTGTATTGCTCGCCAACAGCCTGTTTTAGTGGGGACTATTTCAATTGAAAAGTCAGAAGCATTATCAGAAGCCTTGACAAAAGCGGGTATACCTCACAAGGTACTGAATGCAAAATTCCATGCTCAAGAAGCAGAAATTATTGCTGATGCTGGGTATCCAGGAGCAGTAACTATTGCGACTAATATGGCTGGGCGAGGTACAGATATTATGTTAGGCGGTAACTGGAAAGCGAAAGTAGCTCAGTTAGATAACCCAACTTCAGAAAAAGTTGCTGAAATCAAAGCTGAATGGGAAAAACAGCACGAAATCGTAATGAAAGCAGGTGGTTTACATATTATCGGTACAGAACGCCATGAATCTCGCCGTATTGATAACCAGTTACGTGGACGTTCAGGCCGTCAGGGCGATCCTGGTTCATCTCGTTTTTACTTATCGTTAGATGATGCTTTAATGCGAATTTATCTTAACGAGGGCAAGCTCAATATGATGCGTAAAGCGTTTACTGAAGAAGATGAAGCGATGGAATCAAAACTCTTAACTCGTGTGATTGCATCAGCACAAGCTAAGGTTGAAGCTCACAACTTTGATGGACGTAAACAACTTTTACAATATGATGATGTTGCTAATGAGCAGCGTAAGGCAATTTACGAACAGCGTAATCATTTATTAGATGCTGAGAATATTTCCGCAATGATTGATGTGATCCGTACTGATGTATTTAATAATGTGATTGATCAATATATTCCACCTCAATCTATTGAAGAAATGTGGAATGTACCAGGGCTTGAAATTCGCTTACATCAAGAGTTTGGAATGGAATTACCGCTAGTAAAATGGCTTGATGAAGAAAAAGATCTTGATGAAGATACATTACGTGAACGTATCATTAATATTGCTAAAGAGCAGTATGCTCAAAAAGAAGCAATGGTTGGTGCAGAAATTATGCATAACTTTGAGAAAGGTGTAATGTTACAAAATCTTGATGAGCTTTGGAAAGAGCATCTTTCTGCTATGGATTACTTACGTAAAGGGATTCATCTGCGTGGTTATGCTCAAAAAGATCCAAAACAAGAGTATAAAAAAGAGTCTTTTGAAATGTTTACCAATATGCTTGATCATTTGAAAGTAAATGTTATCAGTGTGTTAAGCCGCATTCAAGTGCGTAGTCAAGAAGAGGTAGAGCAAGCTGAACGTGAACGTCAAGCAGCAGCGGAACAAGAATCTTCTCATTACCACGAAGAAGGGAGCGATGAATTAAGTGAACAAGATCTTGCTAACTTAAAGATTGGGCGTAATGAGCCTTGTCCTTGTGGCTCGGGCAAAAAATATAAACATTGTCACGGAAGCAAAGCCAAATATGTTTAA
- the secM gene encoding secA translation cis-regulator SecM, translating to MRFFKQLHKSAFWSQLLLGIVAILALPIPQLSNETENSPIQQTLTLSELVAKAQSQSDETQIYFFLQDLFSLQVVIKQAVTFCQLFTSYYHFDTLVNPPIRAGPVI from the coding sequence ATGAGATTCTTTAAGCAACTGCATAAATCAGCATTTTGGTCGCAACTTCTTCTTGGTATTGTTGCGATTTTAGCGTTGCCTATCCCTCAGTTATCAAATGAAACTGAAAATAGCCCTATTCAGCAGACGCTTACCCTAAGTGAGCTAGTCGCAAAGGCTCAATCACAATCTGATGAAACTCAGATTTATTTTTTCTTACAAGATCTATTTTCTCTTCAAGTTGTTATCAAACAAGCGGTAACATTTTGCCAACTTTTTACCTCCTATTATCATTTTGATACGCTAGTTAATCCGCCTATTCGAGCTGGGCCAGTTATTTAA
- a CDS encoding YnbE family lipoprotein, translated as MIQKIILLWSVMLCFNLTACTPKIQLETPKEGITINMNVVVDHKIEVSMDKQSRAIIKNIDKSKK; from the coding sequence ATGATACAGAAAATAATATTATTGTGGAGCGTAATGTTGTGCTTCAATCTCACCGCTTGTACCCCTAAAATTCAGCTTGAAACGCCTAAAGAAGGGATTACGATCAATATGAATGTGGTGGTAGATCATAAAATTGAAGTATCAATGGATAAACAATCTCGGGCGATTATTAAAAATATTGATAAGAGTAAAAAGTAA
- the mutT gene encoding 8-oxo-dGTP diphosphatase MutT, translating into MSKSVVKVAAGIIRNEFKQIYLTQRLEGQDFAQSLEFPGGKVEANEKPEQALARELEEEIGIQILNAFPYEHFCFDYPTKTIEFFFYLVEEWVGEPFGREGQEGFWLDQAELEEGQFPPANADLIRRLKAEI; encoded by the coding sequence ATGTCTAAATCAGTGGTGAAAGTTGCAGCAGGGATTATCCGTAATGAATTTAAACAAATTTATCTTACCCAGCGTCTTGAAGGACAAGATTTTGCTCAATCTCTTGAATTTCCAGGTGGAAAAGTAGAAGCAAATGAAAAACCAGAACAAGCTCTTGCTAGAGAGTTAGAAGAAGAAATCGGTATTCAAATTTTAAATGCATTTCCCTATGAGCATTTTTGTTTTGACTATCCAACTAAAACTATTGAATTTTTCTTCTATTTAGTCGAAGAATGGGTAGGTGAGCCTTTTGGACGAGAAGGGCAAGAAGGTTTTTGGCTTGATCAAGCTGAGCTAGAAGAAGGGCAATTTCCTCCGGCTAATGCTGATCTAATTCGTAGGTTGAAAGCAGAAATTTAA